Part of the Geoalkalibacter ferrihydriticus DSM 17813 genome is shown below.
CGCGGCCGGCCACCACCACCGCAGTCGGCATGCCGGCCGCGACTTCTTTGGCAAACGAAGGTCCGGAAAGAAAGGTTAGGCGCGAGTGCAAAGCCCTGGGAAGGGTTTCCTCCAGAACCTCGGACATGGTTCGCAGCGTTTCGGTTTCAATGCCTTTGGAGGCACTCACCACCAGGGTGCCTGGCGAAATGTGCGGCCCGGCCTGCAGCATGAGGGCGTGCATGACTTGGGAGGGCGGCACCAGCAGCAGCAGATCCTTACCCGTCACGGTCTGGGCGAGATCAGCGCTGAAAGAAAGATTTGCGGCCAGTTCGACTTTGGGCAGAAACAGGTCGTTCTCGCGGTTTTGTGTCATGCGCGCGACCAGGTCAGCCTCATAGGCCCAGAGAGTCACCGCATAGCCCTTGCGGGCCAGCAGATCGGCCAGAGTGGTGCCCCAGCTTCCGGCACCGATGACTCCAATTTTCATAAGGGCTATCCTCTCAGATGGCGTCCTGCTTTTTTTCGATGCGCTCCTCGACCTGGATGATGCGCTGCTCGAGAACCTCGGGACGGGGGTAATGGCCACGCAGTTCTTGTAATATCTCCAGCGCCGCTACCAACTGCTCCTGCTCCTCAAGTAAGGACGCCAAGCCAAATCGCGCCTCCAAGCCATAAGGATGCTCAGGCCAAGTGGCATATACCCGCTCGAATTCTTCGGCAGCCTGCTCATATTCGCCCTCCAGCGACCAGCTGACGGCAATGCGGTACCCCGCCTCCGGCACCAGGGAACTGTCGGGAAACAGCTTGAGCAGGCTCTCCCATTCAATTCGCGCCTGCTCGAAATTGTTCAAGCGAAAGTAGGCCTCACCAATACGATACTGGAGCTGATCGCCCTCGGCAACCCCCTGGTCGAGAAGTTTCTGGTAGGCGATCACAGCACGCCCGTAGTCTTCCAGACGGTCCATGTAAATGTCGGCTGCCAGGCGCTGCGCCCTGAGATTGAAAGGGCTGTCAGGATAATTTTTTTCCACCAGCAGGAAGGTGAGGAGCGCATCCTGATCCTTCTTGAGGTAGAGGTGCTGGACTTCACCGAGGCGAAACAAGGCTTCATCCGCACGATTAAAATCGGGATGTTGCCTTGTCAAAGTCTGTAACAGGTGCGCCGCCTCGGCGTAATTCTTTTCAATCAGTAACCCTTGTGCGCGTTCAAATTTTCGCTCGATGAAATTTTCCTGGTGAGAATAATACCAGCCGCCGCCGGCCAACGCTGCGATAAGCAACGCCGCCGGTAACAGCAACCAGCGCTTATTCGTCTTGCGGCGGCGCTTCAATTCCTCCTTCAATATCTGCTTCTTCAATTTCCGAATCGATTTCATTTTCCTCATCCTTCTCCGCCAGCTTGGCCACCGCTACCACCCGTTCGCCGGGTTCGAGCACCATAAGGCGCACGCCCTGGGTGTTACGACCGATCACCGAGAGGTGACCGACCGAAGTGCGCAGCACTTTGCCGCGGTCGGTAATGAACATCAGATCCGAATCTTCCTCGCAGAGCTTGATGTCAACCACCTTACCGTTGCGCTCCGAGGTCTTGATGGTGATGATGCCCTTGCCGCCGCGGCTCTGCACCCGGTATTCATCCAGGTTGGTGCGCTTGCCGTAGCCATTCTCGGTGACGGTGACCAGGGTCGCGGCGGTGGCGTCGGTCACGGTCTCCATGCCGATCACCAGATCGTCGCCTTCGAGCATCATGCCGCGTACCCCGCGCGCGGTGCGGCCCATGGGGCGGGCGTCGGCCTCTGGAAAGCGGATGGATTTGCCGGTGCGGCTGGCCAGGATGATGTCCTGACTGCCGTCGGTGAGACGCGCGGCGATCAGCCGATCACCTTCGTCGATGGTCAGGGCGATAATCCCACCGGCACGCGGATTGGAGTAGGCCATGAGGTCGGTCTTTTTTACCGTGCCCTTTTGTGTGGCGGTGATGATGTAGCGGCCCTCTTCGAACCCCTTTACCGGCAGCACCGTCATGACCTGTTCGCCGGCGGCGAGATTGAGCAGATTGACGATGGCCTTACCGCGCGCGGCACGTCCCCCTTGGGGAATTTCGTGAACCTTGAGCCAGTAAACCTTGCCCTGGTCGGTAAAAATCAGGATGAAGCTGTGCGTCGAGGCAATGAAGAGTTTTTCAACAAAATCCTCTTCCTTGGGACGCATGCCGGTCTTACCCTTACCGCCGCGCCGCTGCGCGCGATACAGGGACACGGCATTGCGCTTGATGTAGCCCGAATGGGACACAGTCACCACCATGTCCTCTTCAACGATAAGATCCTCAAGGGAAAGTTCACCGGTGCGCGCAACGATTTCGGTGCGCCGGGGGTTGGCGAATTTCTCTTTGATTTCGAGCAGTTCACCGCGAATTATTTTAAGAATTTCAACTTCGCTGGCAAGAATTTCCTTGAGGCGCGCAATCAGCGCCAGCACCTCCTGGTACTCGGCGATAATCTTGTCGCGCTCCAGGCCGGTAAGGCGATGCAAACGCATCTCGAGAATTGCCTGAGCCTGCAGATCGCTGAATGAAAAACGTGCAATCAGACGCTCCTTGGCTTCCGCCGGACTTGCCGAAGCCTTGATGATGGCGATCACTTCATCGAGGTTTTCGAGAGCGATTTTGAGGCCTTCGAGAATATGGGCGCGCGCTTCGGCTTTTTTCAGCTCAAAGATACAACGTCGCGTCACCACCTCCTTGCGATGGTCAACGAACAGGTCGAGCATGCGGCGCAGATCGAGAACCTGCGGTTGTCCGTTGACAATGGCAAGCATGATGATGCCGAAAGACGATTGCATGGCCGTCATTTTGTAGAGCTGATTGAGAATGACGCCTGGGATCACGTCTTTTTTCAGCTCGATGACAACCCGCAGACCGTCGCGGTCGGATTCGTCGCGCAGATCGGAAATGCCTTCGATTTTTTTATCCTTGACCAACTCGGCTATTTTTTCGATGAGCCGGGACTTATTCACCTGGTAAGGGATTTCGGTGATGATGATCGCCTCGCGGCCGGTACGCTTGTCCACCTCGACCAGGGCGCGGGCACGCATATGGATGATGCCACGTCCGCTGCGATAGGCCTCGCGGATTCCCTCGAGGCCGAAAATAAAGCCGGCGGTGGGAAAATCGGGACCGGGAATGATCTCCATCAGCTCGTCGATGCGCAACCGCGGATCGTCGATGACGGCCACCAGAGCATCAATGACCTCGCCCAGATTGTGCGGCGGAATTTTTGTCGCCATGCCGACGGCGATCCCTTCAGAGCCGTTGACCAGCAAATTGGGAAACTTGGCCGGAAGGACCAGGGGTTCATGCATTGATTCATCGTAGTTGGGCCCGAAATCGACAGTTTCCTTTTCGATGTCGGCAAGCAACTCCGACGCCAGACGCGCCATGCGCACCTCGGTGTAACGCATGGCCGCTGCCGAATCGCCATCAATGGAACCAAAGTTGCCCTGGCCGTCGACGAGAGGATGACGCATGGAGAAATCCTGCGCCATGCGCACGATGGTGTCATAGACCGCCGAATCGCCGTGGGGGTGATACTTACCAATGACGTCACCGACGACGCGGGCGGACTTCTTGTAGGGCTTGTTCCACTCGTTGCCAAGGTCATGCATGGCAAACAGCACCCGCCGATGCACGGGCTTGAGCCCATCGCGTACGTCGGGTAGAGCGCGGCCGATGATGACACTCATGGCGTAGTCCATGTAGGACTTGCGCATTTCGTCTTCGATATTGACCGTGAATTTATTAGGCGGTTGAGGCTCCAGCATGAGTCGTCATTCCTTGAAAATTTAGATATCCAGGTTGGACACGTTGAGGGCGTTTCTTTCGATAAAGTCGCGACGCGGCTCGACCTGATCACCCATGAGTACGGTAAAGATCTCGTCCGCTTCTACCGCATCCTCGATTTTGACCTGCAACAATACCCGTTTGCCGGGTTCAGGATTCATGGTGGTTTCCCACAACTGTTCCGGATTCATTTCACCCAGGCCCTTGTAGCGCTGGATGTATTGGCCTTTTTTAGCGCGGTCAAGAAAATGTTTGAGCAAATCCTGGCGGTCGGTGACCTCAACCATTTCTTTGCCTTCATAGGAAATGAAGGCTTTTTCGGTAAGGCAGATTTCCTCGACCTTGCGGTAGGCCGCCAACAACATTTTATATTCCTGAGAAGACAGAGCTTCCAGGGCACTCTGGTCGATGCGAGCGCGCAGATTGCCAAGGGTAAAAAAGATGCGTGCCGGATCCTGCAACACCTTAAAATCGGCGCGCGGTTCTTCAGCCTTGAGGCGCTCGGCCAGAGGAGTGAGATCAACCATATCGGCGAAACCGTTTTGAATTTTGCCACGTACAAATACGTTCAAAACCTCGCGATTGATGCCCTTGTGCACCAGCTTATCGAAGAGGTTATTAAATTCGATGATGCTGCGCAGAGTCGGGATGATTTGTTTACCCCGCTGCACCTTGCCACTTTTTTCCATCTGCACCGTAGCGCCCTCGGTGCCTTCGTCCAGAAGATATTCCAGGAGACTGGCGTCATCCTTGAGGTAAATTTCTTTTTTGCCCCGCTTGACCTTGTACAACGGCGGTTGCGCGATGTAGAGATAACCGCGGTCGATGAGTTCAGGCATCTGACGGAAGAAGAAGGTCAGAAGCAGGGTGCGAATATGCGAACCATCGACATCGGCATCCGTCATGATGATGATGCGATGATAACGCAATTTGGCGATATCGAAGTCGTCTTTGCCGATGCCCGTGCCCATGGCGGTGATCAGGGTGCGAATTTCAGCCGAGGTGAGCATCTTGTCGAACCGTGCTTTTTCGACGTTGAGAATCTTGCCTTTGAGGGGCAGAATCGCCTGAGTGCGGCGATCACGACCCTGCTTGGCGCTACCGCCCGCCGAATCACCCTCGACCAGGTAAATTTCCGAGTGGGCCGGATCTTTTTCCTGGCAGTCGGCCAATTTTCCGGGTAGGGACAAACCTTCCAATGCCCCTTTGCGGCGGGTCAGATCACGGGCCTTGCGCGCTGCTTCGCGAGCACGTGCCGCCTCGATGCCTTTTTCGAGAATTTTTTTCGCAACCTGCGGATTTTCTTCGAGAAACTCGGCGAGTTTTTCATTGAGAAGAGTTTCCACATAGCCCTTAATTTCCGAATTACCGAGTTTGGTTTTGGTCTGCCCCTCAAACTGGGGGTCCGGTATTTTCACCGAAATAACCGCTGTCAGACCCTCGCGTAAATCGTCGCCGGAAATAGTGGTTTTAACGTTTTTAAGAAAATTGTTGGTTGTCGCATAGCTGTTCATGGTGCGGGTCAACGCTGCCTTGAAACCTATAAGGTGAGTCCCGCCTTCGTGGGTGTTGATGGTGTTGGCGAAAGAAAAGATTTTCTCATCGTAACCATCGTTGTATTGCATGGCGACTTCAATATCGACACCTTCTCGTTCCCCGGAAATGTAGATAGGCTGTGGATGCAGAGGGGTTTTTGCGCGGTTGAGATACTCCACAAAGGATGCAATGCCACCTTCATAGAAAAAATCATGTTTTTTTTCGCTGCGTTCATCGAGGATATGAATTTTGACCCCGGCATTGAGAAAAGCCATTTCGCGCAGACGCTGAGAAAGGATTTCAAAGGAAAAATCCGTGGTCTCGAAAATCTGGGGATCGGGCCAAAAGGTAATGCTGGTTCCGCGTTTCTTGGTGGCACCGTCTTCACGCAGAGGATTATCAGGAATCCCGCGTTGATAGCTCTGACGATAAATGCTGCTGTTGCGGCGAATTTCCAACTCAAGCTTTTCTGCCAGAGCATTTACCACCGACACGCCGACGCCGTGCAATCCGCCGGAAACCTTATAGGAATCGTTATCAAACTTACCACCGGCATGCAGAACCGTAAGCACAACCTCCGCGGCGGATTTATTCATGGTGGGGTGCATATCCACAGGAATGCCGCGGCCGTCATCTTCCACGGTGACCGAACCGTCGAGATGAATGATTACAGAAACCTCGGTGCAGTGACCGGCCAGAGCCTCATCGATGGAATTATCCACCAGTTCGTAGACCAAGTGATGAAGTCCTGCCGCTCCGGTGGAACCGATATACATGGCCGGACGTTTGCGTACAGCGGAGAGCCCTTCGAGTATCTTGATGCTGCCGGCGCCATATTCCTTTTTTTCAAGGGATGTTAGAAGTTCCTGCTGTTTGTCACTCATCGTGCAATTGTCCTTTTTTTACGTGAAAGAAACGAGCCTGGGCCAATCCTTCGCGGCGCAGGGAATCGGCATCAGTCGTGGTCAAAAACACCTGGCCGCGGCGTTCTCGCAAAAAATCAAAAAGGTAACTCTTCCGTTGGCTGTCAAGTTCACTGGTGATGTCGTCAAGCAATAAAACCGGGGAATCTCCCGTTGTCTGTTCGAGGTGTTCGATCTGCGCCGCCTTAAAGGCGAGAATGAAACAGCGCTGCTGTCCTTGAGAGCCAAAAGCACGCAAATTTTGGCCATTGACGAGAAACTGCGGGTCCTCCCGGTGAGGTCCGACCAGGGTCTGACCTAGGCGTCTTTCTTCCCGTGCCAGCCGATGCAAGGCACAGCGCATATCCTCGGCGGGATTTTCAATTTCGGACTTTGGATAATTTAACCGTGCCTCTTCCTGAACTTCGGTAATCCGGGCATAAGCGTGCTGTATTCGCGGCTGCAACTGCTCTATAAATCGGCAACGATCCTTATGAATTCGAGCACCGTTCGTAATCAGTGCCTCATTCCAGGGAGACAACTCCGAATCCGCGGCACCATTGCGCAGCAGGCGGTTGCGCTGACGTAGGGTTCGCAGATAATCCTGAACTCGTTCAAGATAGGTAGGATCGGCCTGAAGCAGGGCACGATCAAGAAAATCACGTCTTCCGGATGGTGATCCCTTAACCAGGTTCACTTCATCCGGTGAAAATAACACCGGGCGTAAAATTCCAAGGATATCTGATGCTTTGCGTACCTTCTTGGTATCCAGTTGAACACGCTTCTGCTGGGGCTCAATCATTAATTCGATATGGTGTGACAAAGGTCCTGAAGCAATGTTCCCTTGCAGGCGACTGTGCGTCTCACCACTGGAAATCAGATCCTCGTTGCGTTGAGTGCGAAAACTTTTAAGAAATCCCAGAAGGTAAACAGCTTCAAGAAAGTTAGTTTTTCCCTGGGCATTCTGCCCCCAAAGCACATTGAAATCCGCAGCCGGTGTGCATTTTGTCGCAGTTAAATTGCGAAAGGCTATAAAATTTAAAGACGTAATTACCATAGCAGGGAACAAATTCAAAAAAAAAGCCTTTTAATAAAAGGCTTTTTCCCTTTCCAGGAAAATCGTCATTATAGACGCATCGGCATGATGACTGCCAAATAATTTTTTGCATTTCCCGGGGTAATCAGGCCGGGGGAAATATTGTCCTTAATTTTAAAAAGAATTTTTTCCTCGTCGTTGGCCTGAAGAATGTCGGTCAAATAGCGGGCGTTAAATCCCAGGGCAATTTCAGGTCCTTGATAAGAAATTTCCATTTCTTCGCGGGCATCGCCGAGTTCCGGGTTGGATGAAGATATTTCAAGAAAGTCTTGCTTGAAAGATACTTTTATGCCTCGGGATTTTTCGCTGGCCAGGGTAGACATGCGACGTAAAGCATGACAAAAATTTTCGGCTGGAATTTCGGCGATCAAATCGTTGGTTTTGGGGATGACGCGCTCGTAATCCGGAAATTGTCCATCAACCAAACGCATAAGGATAGTCGTTGTGCCTTTGGTGATGACCGCACTGTTTTCACGGAAGCTCAGCTGAATGTCAGCTTCTCCCTCTTCTGCGAGTTTTCGCAGTTCGTTAATACCTTTGCGCGGGAAAATGATGCCTTTGCGCAACTCCTGGCATTCGCTCACTGGAATTTGGCAACCGATTTTGGTTAGACGGTGACCGTCAGTAGCTACCAGAAACAGGTTCGGACCTGAATCGGTCTCCTCATAACGAAAAAACAAGCCGTTTAAATTATATTTGGTTTCATCCGTGGACATGGCAAATGCTGTTTTTTCAATCATCCCTGCTAGTTCCGCGCTTTTGAGAATAACCGGCTCACTCTGGTCGGTTTTAGGAAAATGGGGGAATTCTTCCGGGGAGAGACCTACGAGATTAAATAGGGCTTTGCCGCAGCGGATTTCAATCCAGCAGTTATCCTTTGCCTTGAAGGATATTTCACCTTCGGGTAATTCACGGATAATTTCGAAAAGTTTTTTTGCCGAAACCGTGATGCGACCAGGCGCTTCAATTTGAGCGGGATAATAGGCCTTCATACCGACTTCCAGGTCGGTGGCTGTCAGACAGACAGTTTCTTCCCCTGCCTCAATAAGGACATTGGCCAGAACCGGGATGGTATTTTTACGCTCGACGATTCCTTGAACTTTGGCCAGTCCCTTGAGAAAAACCTGTTTTTCAATTTTAAAATTCATGGAAGAACTCCTTTTCACAGGACCTATCTGGTTCTATGGTTTTAAAAGTCTTTTCATAGTAGTAATAGTACATGGACGTTGATTCGTGGATAACCACCTTAACCTATTGAAACTAATATAAAAAAAATGTTGGGAAGAATGTTTTTCGGCTGTGGAGCCAAAGCCTTTTTTTGGGGATAAGATGGCCACTGGTGTTATCCCCCGAGTTATTGAGAGGGTTACGCACAACTTATCCATCCTTATCGCGTCAGATTATTTTTTAAGGTGGTGATGACGGCGCGCAACTGAAAATCGTCTTCTTGACACCTATCAATTTTTTTAATGGCATGAATGATAGTCGAGTGATCTTTACCGCCGAAGCGCTCGCCGATTTCGGGAAAAGAAAGTGACGTTAGGTTGCGCGCTAGATACATGGCTATTTGGCGTGGCAGGACCAGAGCCTTGAGCCTTTTTGGAGATTTAAGATCGGCCATTTTTATATTGAAATGCGCGGCCACGGTTTTTTGGATTTCTTCCACCGTCAATTCTTTGTTTTTCTCCACCAGAATATCTTTGAGTACCTCACGTGCCATCTCCAGGGTGATGGACGTCGAAGTAAGGCTGGCGTAGGCGCCCAAGCGAATGAGAAAACCTTCGAGTTCCCGGACGTTGCTGGTAACTGAGTTGGATAGAAAATAAGCAACATCCTCTGGAAGAGGTATGGCGTTTTTTTCGGCTTTCATTTTTAAAATGGCTTGTTTTGTTTCGACGTCCGGTGCCTGGATATCGGCAATCAGTCCCCATTCGAAGCGGGAACGAAGGCGTTCCTCCAACCCCGGTATGTCCTTGGGAAATTTATCTGAGGTTACGACAATTTGTTTATGGGCCTCATATAAGGCATTGAACGTATGGAAAAATTCTTCTTGGGTGCGTTCCTTGCCGGCGATAAATTGCACATCATCGATAAGAAGAACATCCATGGATCTGAATTTATTGCGAAATTCATCCATACGCGCATAGCGTAGAGAATTGATTAATTCGTTCATGAATTTTTCAGAGGCATAGTAACAAACCCGCATATCCGGATTTTTTTTCAGGATAGCGTTGCCTATGGCATTGACCAGATGGGTCTTTCCCAGACCAACTCCTCCATAGATGAATAGCGGATTATAGGTCGTTGCGGGGTTATTGGCCACGGCCATGGCGGCAGCATGGGCAAACTGATTCGATGATCCGGAAACAAAATCATTGAAAACATAACGCGGATTAAGATTGGATGGAAAAAATTCAGGTTTCTTCTGGGGAAATATTTCCTTTTCAACCGGCGCGGAAAAATTCTGATTTGCATCACTCTCCGCAGGAGTACCTATCGCGTTTTCCGGCTTGCCTACTTCGAGGACAACGTGATAATCAACGGCTCCCATGGTGGAAAGGGCTTGTTCAATCCGTGAGGCATAGTTATCTCTGATCCAATCAAGGAAAAATCGATTGGGTACCTGAAGAAACACCGTGGATTTTTCGACCCGGATAAAGTGTATGGGCTTGATCCACGTTGAAAACAGCTGCGGGCTGATAATTTCTTTAAGATGTTCGAGTGTTTCTTGCCAGAGTCTGTCCATAAATCACTATTTAAAGATGAAAAGTTATTATTAATCTTTGAAAAAAAGCAGCTCACCAGACCTGCGGTTGCTCACAGGATATCCACACTTGTGGAAAACCTTCAAATTTATCTAAAATCACTATTTTCCAAGGCAAAATCAAGTCTGCAAAATTAACAGAGATAGGTAATTATTTCAAGAAATTTTCTCGAACTCCTGCCCAGGCCTCCGGGAGCGGCCAAGGGAGAGAAAAACAAAGGTTGTTGACTTTTTTTTCAGGATATGTTTGAAATGCTTTTTTCTACGTCTATTTTCACAGATTGCTCGAAGGAGTGCATATCCAATGTCTAAACGTACCTATCAGCCGAGCCGCATCCGTCGCAAAAGAACTCATGGGTTTCGCAAGCGGATGTTGACCAGCAATGGTCAGCAGGTTATCAAGCGTCGTCGTTCCAAAGGCCGTCACCGCCTGGTGGTGGAAATTCCCAAAAAATAGTTATTTTTGGTGAGTAAGGTTAAAAATTATCCGCTGCCCGGCGCGGCGCGCGTTAAAACAGGGAAAGAATTTGCCGAAATTCGCAGGCGGGGGCGTTTGTTTAGAACGCCCCACTTTCTTGTTTATGTGCATAAAAACGGCACGAGTCAGAGTCGTTTAGGGCTGACTGTCAGTCGCAAAGTCGGCAATGCGGTCAAACGCAATCGGGTCAAACGTTTGCTGCGTGAATGCTATCGGATTCATTTGCAAAAGCAGATGGTTGGATATGACCTGTCGATCATCGCGAGATCGGGAGCGCACCTTCTAAGCTTCGCACAGGTTGTACCCGAGTTGCAGGAGCGTTTGGGGGGCAAAAAAGTCTAAGGTCTTCGTCATGCGGCTTATCTGTTTGAATTTGATCCGCTTTTATCAATATTTTTTATCCCCGCTATTTGGGCCTTCCTGTCGATTTTATCCTACCTGTTCTCAATACAGCCTCGAAGCCATATCCAAATACGGCGTTTTTAAAGGGGTGTTGCTTGGAACCCGGCGATTACTGAAATGCCACCCATTTCATCCCGGGGGCGTTGATCCCCTGCCCTGATTAGCTTTTCTGCGGAGCCATTATGGAAAACAAAAATACCCTGATTGCTATTTTATTGATGCTTGTGGTTTGGATTGGTTTTACGGTTCTTTACCCTCCCCCGTCCCCGCCGCTCGTCAGTGAAGAATCGGTTATTGATGCCAGAGACATAAGTCCTGATACGCATGTAACTCGTCCTCCTGTCGGAATCGAGACCGAATTTCAGGTTCGTGCTCCGCAGCCTGGACGGATTATTGAAATCCTCAGCGATAAATTCCGTATGGAGATCGATGAAAATTACGGAACCATTCGGAGGATCGAACTTCTTCAGTATCGAGAAACCATGGATGAGGATTCACCCGCTTTTGTTCTGCTTGATACCCTGGGAAAAAGTTCCGGCACCTTGCAAATTTCTGGTACCGACGGATTTTCAGGTGCGCAACAACCGGTTTTTGCTCTGGCGGATTTTCCTGGAAATAGACTTCAGCTCGGTTCCACCGATGTGCGGGAACTTGTTTTTGAGGGTCAGATCGCCGATGGCGTTTTTGTGCGCAAAACCCTGACCATTTCTGGAAATTCCTATCAGGTGCCCGTATCTCTTGAACTTGTTCACCGTGGTAACGCGCCTCTCTCCGGCAATCTTTCATTGACCCTTGTGCAGCCCTGGCATGAGGATATGGCCGGTACCATGTATGAGTTTGTCGGACCCAGCACCTATGCCGACGGGAAAAAGAGAAAAGATAAGGTGGACGATCTGCGCAAAGGTGAATCCATCTATTCCCAAGGGGTTCTGTGGACGGGGTTTGAAAAAAAATATTTTTTGAACGCTTTGGTTCCCCTTGCTGACAGTGCCGAACGTGCGCGAGTCTTTCGCAGCAATGATCTTATCGGCAACGCGTTGATAACTCCCTATCGAACCTTGCATCCTGGCGAGCAGGCCGAGTTCGAGTTTTTCGCTTACTTCGGTCCCAAAGACTTTGATACCTTGCAATCCCTCGGCTATCAGTTGAGTGACGCCGTTGATCTTGGGTATGTCGGGTTTATGGCTCGCCCTCTGCTACACGTCCTGATATTTTTCAACAGTTTTTTACACAACTATGGTTTAGCGATTATTCTGCTGACTGTAATCATTAAAATTCTTTTCTGGCCTCTAACCCAGAAAAGTTTTAATTCGATGAAGTCCATGCAGAGATTGCAGCCGGAAATGCAGAAACTTCGGACTAAATACAAAGACGATAAACAACGGATGAATCTTGAGTTGATGAATCTGTACAAAGAACACCGGGTCAATCCCCTGGGGGGCTGTCTGCCTATGCTCGTCCAGATTCCGGTATTTTTTGCTCTCTACAAGGTTCTCATGGTGTCCATCGAGATGCGCCATGCCCACTTCTTTCTGTGGATTACCGATCTCTCGGCGAAAGATCCCTATTACGTCACCCCCTTGCTCATGGGGGCATCCATGTTTCTCCAGCAAAAACTCACGCCCACGACGCTTGATCCGGTCCAGGCAAAAATTTTCCTTGCCATGCCCGTAATTTTTACGGTTCTGTTTCTGAATTTTCCTGCCGGGTTGGTTCTCTACTGGTTGGTCAACAATATACTGACCATTGGGCAGCAGGTTTTGATTCACCGGAAAAAATAAATTGGATTACGGCGATCGCGCTACCATTGCCGCTCCCGCCACGGTTTTCGGTCAGGGCGGGATCGGCATCATTCGTATCTCCGGGGCACTCGCCCTGCCCCTGTTGGAGCGTCTTTTTCACCCCCGGCGGAAGAATAAAAAATTTTCGAGCCATCGTCTTTACCTTGGGAACTTCGGCCTTAGTGCCGAAGAGCCCATCGATGAGGTGATGGCTGTTTTTATGCGAGCTCCTCACACCTACACGCGGGAGGATGTAGTTGAAATTCATTGCCACGGCGGCGCCGTGGTCGGCAGGCGCATCCTTGAAGCATTGGTTGAGCAAGGGGCACGTCTGGCGCATCCTGGTGAATTTACGTTGCGCGCCTTTCTGAATGGACGGATTGATTTAAGCCAGGCCGAAGGGGTGATGCAACTCATAAATGCTCAGAGTGTTTTGGGGCAGCGTCTCGCCATGCGCCACCTCCAAGGGGCGCTCAGCGAGCGCTGTTCCGCATTGCGTGAGACTTTGTGCGATGTTTTGTCTGTCGTTGAGGCTTGGATCGATTTTCCCGAAGAGGATCTCGATCCCTCATCGGAAAACCGCATTCGTAGCCACCTGCAAGAAAGCCTTGGTCAAGTTAAACAACTTTTGGAAAGTTTCGAATCCGGACGGGTTCTGCGCGAAGGTGTTGCGGTTTTAATTCTTGGTCGACCCAACGTTGGAAAAAGTTCCTTGCTTAATGCCCTGCTTGGCAGTGAACGAGCCATCGTTACGGACCTCCCCGGCACAACTCGCGACACACTTGAAGAACAAATCGACCTCCAGGGCCTGCGTGCGCGCTTTATCGATAGTGCCGGCCTGCGCGACAGTTCTGACCCTGTTGAGCAGGAAGGGGTGCGCCGCAGTCGTGATAAAATCGCAGAAGCAGATCTGGTGCTGTTTATGGTTGATGGAAATCAGGGCCTGACGGACGAGGATTTCGGGGCTTTGGGTCTTTGCGATTTTCACAAGGTGCTTTTGGTTGTCAATAAA
Proteins encoded:
- the yidC gene encoding membrane protein insertase YidC, encoding MENKNTLIAILLMLVVWIGFTVLYPPPSPPLVSEESVIDARDISPDTHVTRPPVGIETEFQVRAPQPGRIIEILSDKFRMEIDENYGTIRRIELLQYRETMDEDSPAFVLLDTLGKSSGTLQISGTDGFSGAQQPVFALADFPGNRLQLGSTDVRELVFEGQIADGVFVRKTLTISGNSYQVPVSLELVHRGNAPLSGNLSLTLVQPWHEDMAGTMYEFVGPSTYADGKKRKDKVDDLRKGESIYSQGVLWTGFEKKYFLNALVPLADSAERARVFRSNDLIGNALITPYRTLHPGEQAEFEFFAYFGPKDFDTLQSLGYQLSDAVDLGYVGFMARPLLHVLIFFNSFLHNYGLAIILLTVIIKILFWPLTQKSFNSMKSMQRLQPEMQKLRTKYKDDKQRMNLELMNLYKEHRVNPLGGCLPMLVQIPVFFALYKVLMVSIEMRHAHFFLWITDLSAKDPYYVTPLLMGASMFLQQKLTPTTLDPVQAKIFLAMPVIFTVLFLNFPAGLVLYWLVNNILTIGQQVLIHRKK
- the mnmE gene encoding tRNA uridine-5-carboxymethylaminomethyl(34) synthesis GTPase MnmE, whose translation is MDYGDRATIAAPATVFGQGGIGIIRISGALALPLLERLFHPRRKNKKFSSHRLYLGNFGLSAEEPIDEVMAVFMRAPHTYTREDVVEIHCHGGAVVGRRILEALVEQGARLAHPGEFTLRAFLNGRIDLSQAEGVMQLINAQSVLGQRLAMRHLQGALSERCSALRETLCDVLSVVEAWIDFPEEDLDPSSENRIRSHLQESLGQVKQLLESFESGRVLREGVAVLILGRPNVGKSSLLNALLGSERAIVTDLPGTTRDTLEEQIDLQGLRARFIDSAGLRDSSDPVEQEGVRRSRDKIAEADLVLFMVDGNQGLTDEDFGALGLCDFHKVLLVVNKSDLGLCDLDSDLQSLPRVHLSAKTGQGLDDLRSRIREFFLDASEDSCGEGLFVTEERHYDCLVRCSESLHRALGAHDDGLSLEFVALDIRQGLDHLGEITGETAPEEILQRIFERFCIGK